A single region of the Candidatus Polarisedimenticolia bacterium genome encodes:
- a CDS encoding YaeQ family protein, translating to MALTATLYSLDTELSDVDRGTYVSLGVRLARQPSETLEFMLTRYLAYCLEYRQGIELTEGIAAGEDPAILVRDLTGRITAWIEVGLPDAHRLHRGSKLAGRAAVYTHRNVDQVLAELNGKSIHRAAEIPVYSFGRGFVESIASAVKRRTKITLSITERHLYMDLDGQAFTTTVDVHRIA from the coding sequence ATGGCTCTGACGGCGACGCTCTACAGTCTGGATACCGAGCTCTCGGACGTCGATCGCGGCACGTATGTGAGCCTGGGCGTGCGCCTGGCGCGTCAGCCGTCCGAGACCCTCGAGTTCATGCTGACCCGATACCTGGCCTACTGCCTGGAATACAGGCAGGGGATCGAGCTCACGGAGGGGATCGCGGCGGGGGAGGATCCCGCCATCCTGGTGCGCGACCTGACGGGACGGATCACCGCCTGGATCGAGGTCGGCCTGCCCGATGCGCATCGGCTGCACCGGGGGAGCAAGCTCGCCGGCCGCGCGGCGGTGTACACGCACCGGAACGTCGACCAGGTGCTGGCGGAGCTGAACGGGAAGAGCATCCACCGGGCGGCTGAGATTCCCGTCTATTCCTTCGGCCGCGGTTTCGTCGAGTCGATTGCTTCCGCCGTGAAGCGCCGGACGAAGATCACGCTGTCGATCACGGAGCGCCACCTCTACATGGACCTCGATGGCCAGGCCTTTACCACGACGGTGGACGTGCACCGCATCGCCTGA
- a CDS encoding outer membrane beta-barrel protein, which yields MCGLVLIAGTPVTTAQAAAPGATVFTAGSGEIGADVSVTRFDPDLTDERGDRYALRGGAFIGRQIQWEAEITRATAREELFSGAEKRITLALAVANVVVNFYPGGRTVPYVLAGMGVGQMKLEAIGLSSRETATAYQIAGGCRFFIGRNNRAAARLELALLANEGFDERYVHASLGAGMTFRLGQ from the coding sequence GTGTGCGGCCTCGTCCTGATCGCCGGGACGCCGGTCACGACGGCCCAGGCCGCGGCGCCGGGCGCCACGGTGTTCACGGCGGGCTCCGGCGAGATCGGGGCCGATGTCTCCGTGACCCGCTTCGATCCCGACCTGACGGACGAACGCGGCGATCGGTACGCGCTGCGCGGAGGAGCCTTCATCGGACGCCAGATCCAGTGGGAGGCGGAGATCACGCGCGCCACGGCCCGGGAGGAGCTGTTCTCCGGCGCCGAGAAGAGGATCACGCTGGCCCTTGCCGTGGCCAACGTGGTCGTCAATTTCTACCCGGGAGGACGAACCGTTCCGTACGTCCTGGCGGGCATGGGAGTGGGGCAGATGAAGCTCGAGGCGATCGGTCTGTCGTCGCGCGAGACGGCCACCGCCTACCAGATCGCGGGCGGCTGCCGCTTCTTCATTGGAAGGAACAACCGCGCGGCCGCGCGCCTCGAGCTGGCCCTCCTGGCGAACGAGGGGTTCGACGAGCGCTACGTCCACGCCTCGCTGGGGGCGGGAATGACCTTCCGACTCGGACAGTAG
- a CDS encoding MFS transporter, with protein MTDRVVLYAAAFVRALGTGMIGVLMGVYLARLEFDPARIGYVVGAGLLGCAAAALLVTLFADRAGRRRSLIAVSLLSFAGGCAFALTAHPFAAGAAAFLGMVNGMGRDRGASLILDQVILPATVGDERRTRAFAWYNVLQDIGHAVGGLLAGLPALLRGLGAEGLGSYRLSVGFYALLMLACAALYLRLSSRVEPDPAHPLKARVSPATRRVLWRISSLFALDSLAGGFLTTALLSFFFYERFGVGEAVLGPLFFGARVLNALSHLGAAWLARRFGLVNTMVFTHIPSSLLMITVAYAPSFPIAALLFLLREGLVEMDVPTRQSYVMAVVRPEERTLASGVTHLVRVGAWAVAPAFAGWFMGGLSLMTPLVIGSCMKVVYDIMLYAAFRGTRAPEEV; from the coding sequence GTGACCGACCGCGTCGTCCTGTATGCGGCCGCCTTCGTGCGCGCCCTGGGGACCGGCATGATCGGCGTCCTCATGGGCGTCTATCTCGCCCGGCTCGAGTTCGATCCGGCGCGGATCGGCTACGTGGTCGGCGCCGGGCTTCTCGGATGCGCCGCCGCGGCCCTTCTGGTGACCCTGTTCGCCGATCGCGCCGGCCGCCGGAGGTCCCTCATCGCCGTGTCGCTCCTGTCGTTCGCGGGCGGCTGCGCGTTCGCCCTCACCGCGCACCCCTTCGCCGCGGGGGCGGCGGCCTTCCTCGGGATGGTGAACGGCATGGGGCGCGACCGCGGCGCCTCGCTCATCCTCGACCAGGTCATCCTGCCGGCGACCGTCGGCGACGAGCGCCGGACGCGCGCCTTCGCCTGGTACAACGTCCTGCAGGACATCGGCCACGCCGTGGGCGGGCTCCTGGCGGGACTGCCGGCCCTGCTCCGCGGGCTGGGGGCGGAGGGGCTCGGGTCCTACCGGCTGAGCGTCGGCTTCTACGCCCTGCTGATGCTGGCCTGCGCGGCGCTCTACCTTCGCCTGTCGTCGCGCGTCGAGCCGGATCCCGCACACCCCCTGAAGGCGCGCGTCTCCCCCGCGACGCGGCGCGTCCTCTGGCGCATCTCGTCCCTGTTCGCCCTGGACAGCCTGGCCGGCGGGTTCCTGACCACGGCGCTCCTGAGCTTCTTCTTCTACGAGCGCTTCGGCGTAGGGGAGGCGGTCCTCGGCCCGCTGTTCTTCGGGGCGCGGGTCCTGAACGCCCTGTCCCACCTGGGGGCGGCGTGGCTGGCGCGCCGCTTCGGGCTGGTCAACACCATGGTCTTCACCCACATCCCTTCGAGCCTCCTGATGATCACCGTGGCCTACGCGCCGAGCTTCCCGATCGCCGCCCTTCTCTTCCTGCTGCGCGAGGGGCTGGTGGAGATGGACGTGCCGACCCGCCAGTCGTACGTCATGGCGGTGGTGCGTCCCGAGGAGCGCACCCTGGCCTCCGGCGTCACCCACCTCGTCCGGGTCGGCGCGTGGGCCGTCGCCCCGGCGTTTGCCGGCTGGTTCATGGGCGGGCTGTCGCTGATGACCCCCCTGGTCATCGGGTCGTGCATGAAGGTGGTGTACGACATCATGCTCTATGCCGCCTTCCGGGGGACGCGGGCGCCCGAGGAGGTTTGA
- a CDS encoding transcriptional repressor — protein MQLEVTLKAIDRFARFLSQNRLKMTKERRAILADVLSVRGHFDVDDLLARLRRTGHHVSRATLYRTLPRLVESGLIHKVEMAGGQARYELMVGRHHHDHMVCLGCGDILEFESAEVERIQEEVCRRKKFVMTGHTHQIRGYCAACAGDGRAGAVPRKAH, from the coding sequence TTGCAACTAGAGGTCACGCTGAAAGCCATCGATCGATTCGCCCGGTTCCTGTCCCAGAACCGTCTCAAGATGACGAAGGAGAGGCGCGCCATCCTGGCTGACGTGCTGTCGGTGCGCGGGCACTTCGACGTGGACGATCTGCTGGCCCGCCTGCGCCGCACGGGGCACCACGTGTCGCGCGCCACCCTGTACCGCACCCTGCCGCGCCTGGTCGAGTCGGGCCTGATCCACAAGGTCGAGATGGCCGGGGGCCAGGCGCGCTACGAGCTGATGGTGGGGCGGCACCACCACGATCACATGGTCTGTCTCGGCTGCGGCGACATTCTCGAGTTCGAGAGCGCCGAGGTCGAGCGCATCCAGGAAGAGGTCTGCCGCCGCAAGAAATTCGTGATGACCGGCCACACCCACCAGATCCGCGGCTACTGCGCGGCGTGCGCCGGCGACGGCCGGGCGGGCGCCGTCCCGCGCAAGGCGCACTGA
- a CDS encoding Fe-S-containing protein gives MLEALVVTLREGVEAALVAGIILIYLRKTGRAALERWVYLGLSAGVAASVACAFAFARMEIAEEVYEGWLMIAGAVLVTTMVIWMLRTAKGLKQQIEARVEAIASRSLGAAAQGDAAAQRGAVAAGLFGLTFVLILREGIETVLFLAAVNLTTDSLLTFFGGLLGIGLAILFGVAFVRGTARVDLQRFFTVTAIVLFVLAAQLLVGGLHEFGERGTIPIGAKEMELIGPVVKNNAILLASLLALPLIVLLVPGRAEKKRASEAAGLEGPERRLALAGMQRERLWKRTFAVAGIVAITALTVSHAFSRLPRGVDPPVLLEPDAAGIVRLPKAGFEDGRLHRYGVETDGAVVRFFVKKSGSRLVPVFDSCQVCGAHGYADLKGRLVCLACAADVNPATLGTGGGCNPIPLPFKDEGASLAIAVSDLKTQAAAFRAAQSTAAKPPAD, from the coding sequence ATGCTCGAAGCCCTGGTCGTGACCCTCCGGGAGGGAGTCGAGGCGGCCCTGGTCGCCGGCATCATCTTGATCTACCTCCGCAAGACCGGGCGCGCGGCGCTCGAGCGCTGGGTCTACCTGGGCCTTTCGGCCGGCGTCGCGGCGAGCGTCGCCTGCGCCTTCGCGTTCGCCCGCATGGAGATCGCGGAGGAGGTCTACGAGGGCTGGCTGATGATCGCCGGCGCCGTCCTGGTGACCACGATGGTCATCTGGATGCTGCGCACGGCGAAGGGGCTCAAGCAGCAGATCGAGGCCCGCGTCGAGGCGATCGCCTCCCGGTCCCTCGGTGCGGCGGCGCAGGGGGACGCGGCGGCACAGAGGGGCGCCGTGGCGGCCGGCCTGTTCGGCCTCACGTTCGTCCTCATCCTGCGCGAGGGGATCGAGACGGTCCTGTTCCTGGCGGCGGTCAACCTGACCACCGACTCGCTCCTGACCTTCTTCGGCGGGCTCCTGGGGATCGGCCTGGCAATCCTGTTCGGCGTCGCGTTCGTGCGCGGCACGGCGCGCGTCGACCTGCAGCGCTTCTTCACCGTCACCGCCATCGTCCTGTTCGTCCTGGCGGCCCAGCTCCTGGTCGGCGGCCTGCACGAGTTCGGCGAGCGCGGCACCATCCCGATCGGCGCGAAGGAGATGGAGCTCATCGGTCCGGTCGTGAAGAACAACGCCATCCTCCTGGCTTCGCTCCTGGCGCTGCCGCTCATCGTCCTCCTGGTGCCGGGCCGCGCCGAGAAGAAGCGGGCCTCCGAGGCGGCTGGGCTCGAGGGGCCGGAGCGGCGCCTGGCGCTCGCCGGAATGCAGCGCGAGCGCCTCTGGAAGCGGACGTTCGCCGTGGCCGGGATCGTCGCCATCACGGCGCTCACCGTCTCGCACGCCTTTTCACGCCTGCCGCGCGGCGTCGATCCGCCGGTCCTGCTCGAGCCCGACGCCGCGGGAATCGTGCGCCTCCCGAAGGCCGGGTTCGAGGACGGGCGCCTGCACCGCTACGGGGTCGAGACCGACGGCGCCGTGGTGCGGTTCTTCGTGAAGAAGTCCGGCTCCCGCCTCGTTCCGGTGTTCGACAGCTGCCAGGTGTGCGGGGCCCACGGCTACGCCGACCTGAAGGGACGGCTCGTCTGCCTGGCGTGCGCCGCCGACGTCAACCCGGCGACCCTGGGGACGGGGGGCGGCTGCAACCCGATTCCGCTGCCGTTCAAGGACGAGGGGGCGAGCCTCGCGATCGCCGTTTCTGATCTGAAGACGCAGGCGGCGGCGTTCCGCGCCGCGCAATCGACGGCGGCGAAGCCTCCCGCCGACTGA
- a CDS encoding ABC transporter permease, which produces MFLRLVVHSLLRRKRRKTVIMAAIALGTAAAAALGDIALDIGDKVSRELSSFGANLVVLPAGGGAPVVVGGEDVSALRVPAYLGRQDLSNVRENFWKNNILGFAPVFDVAGRLAPGGRAVTLRGTWFDRNVEGADPPLRTGLRSLNPFWSVTGEWPDEAGLPALAPAGDTQPDPGPLEALAGGNLAAEIGLRPGNRLRISVAGRMAPLIVTGIVRTGGEDEDALLLPIETAWSLAGQPGRISRVFVRALTTPETAVYERLGASPRDLPPEEFERWTCTPFPSSIAYELQRAVPGSEARVIRRVADSEGVILRRISGLMAAIAVLAALGSALAVTSALSTSVLERRSEIGLLKAMGAGNPRVVALFLAEAVLFGVTGGLLGAGLGALMARFISTSVFGAPVTIRPSAIPLAIAVALLITTAGFVMPARRILRFRPYEVLRGL; this is translated from the coding sequence ATGTTCCTGCGACTCGTCGTGCATTCCCTGCTGCGCCGCAAGAGGCGGAAGACCGTGATCATGGCGGCGATCGCCCTCGGGACCGCGGCCGCGGCGGCGCTCGGAGATATCGCGCTCGACATCGGCGACAAGGTGAGCCGCGAGCTGAGCTCGTTCGGCGCCAACCTCGTCGTCCTGCCGGCGGGCGGCGGCGCCCCGGTCGTGGTCGGCGGCGAGGACGTGTCCGCCCTGCGCGTCCCGGCGTACCTGGGCCGCCAGGACCTGAGCAACGTCCGGGAGAATTTCTGGAAAAACAACATCCTGGGGTTCGCGCCGGTCTTCGACGTCGCGGGGCGGCTCGCTCCGGGGGGCCGGGCCGTGACGCTGCGCGGCACCTGGTTCGACCGGAATGTCGAGGGGGCCGATCCGCCGCTGCGCACGGGGCTGCGCAGCCTGAATCCGTTCTGGAGCGTGACGGGGGAGTGGCCGGACGAGGCCGGCCTCCCCGCCCTGGCGCCGGCCGGGGACACGCAGCCCGATCCGGGGCCGCTCGAGGCGCTGGCCGGCGGCAACCTGGCGGCGGAGATCGGGCTGCGCCCCGGGAATCGCCTGAGGATTTCCGTCGCGGGCCGCATGGCGCCGCTGATCGTCACCGGGATCGTGAGGACCGGCGGAGAGGACGAGGACGCGCTGCTCCTGCCGATCGAAACGGCCTGGAGCCTCGCCGGACAGCCGGGCCGGATCTCACGCGTCTTCGTGCGGGCCCTGACGACGCCCGAGACGGCCGTGTACGAGAGACTGGGTGCCAGCCCCAGGGACCTGCCGCCGGAGGAGTTCGAACGCTGGACCTGCACGCCGTTCCCCTCGTCCATCGCCTACGAGCTGCAGCGCGCTGTGCCCGGATCGGAGGCGCGCGTCATTCGCCGGGTGGCCGATTCGGAGGGGGTCATCCTGCGGCGAATCTCCGGCCTGATGGCCGCGATCGCCGTGCTGGCGGCGCTCGGCTCGGCCCTGGCGGTCACCAGCGCCCTGTCGACGAGCGTGCTCGAGCGCCGGTCGGAGATCGGCCTGCTCAAGGCGATGGGGGCGGGGAACCCGCGCGTCGTCGCGCTGTTCCTGGCGGAGGCCGTCCTGTTCGGCGTCACCGGGGGGCTCCTCGGAGCGGGGCTCGGGGCGCTGATGGCGCGCTTCATCTCCACGTCGGTGTTCGGGGCGCCCGTGACGATCCGGCCGTCCGCCATCCCCCTGGCGATCGCCGTGGCGCTTCTGATCACGACCGCCGGATTCGTCATGCCGGCGCGGCGCATCCTGCGATTCCGCCCGTACGAGGTGCTGCGTGGACTCTAG
- a CDS encoding FtsX-like permease family protein, which translates to MDSSRVPTEAPASRGRAAPAGRPPRGIRHEPRRFITSARFLLRSLNLRGAAFLLALLAVTVGATVTATVLNLKAGLKEKMSRELRAYGPNLLVVPRSDTAAQRAGDPASITLLEEDLRAVPAILGSRTAVVPVLIAGGTAAGHAATLVGADFDALHRLYPGWRLEPAPPAGPACVLGVALARRAGARAGDPIEIGTGSGSATLRVASLLSTGEAEDEQVFVPLAFLQGLVDRPGQASFAALSIDGGAPGVGRASAAIDRALPRARARPLRAIALAEGALLDRLDRMMHLLTLVILLLSGLCLVTTLMSMVVERESEIGLARAIGAGDGEIFRMFLGEIGLLGVLGTLAGLVLGAGVTRLIGEGLFGAPIEASLSVAPVVLGMSMLICLIAVYVPLRRALAIQPAAALRGE; encoded by the coding sequence GTGGACTCTAGCCGCGTCCCCACGGAAGCCCCCGCGTCCCGGGGACGGGCCGCTCCGGCCGGCCGGCCTCCGCGAGGGATCCGGCACGAGCCCCGGCGCTTCATCACCTCGGCCCGGTTCCTCCTCCGCTCGCTGAACCTGCGTGGCGCGGCGTTCCTCCTGGCGCTCCTGGCGGTCACGGTCGGCGCGACGGTGACCGCGACCGTCCTCAACCTGAAGGCCGGCCTCAAGGAGAAGATGTCGCGCGAGCTGCGGGCCTACGGTCCGAATCTGCTGGTCGTCCCGCGCTCGGACACCGCGGCCCAGCGCGCCGGCGACCCGGCGTCGATCACCCTGCTCGAAGAGGACCTGCGCGCGGTGCCGGCGATCCTGGGATCCCGGACGGCCGTCGTGCCGGTTCTGATCGCCGGAGGGACGGCGGCCGGCCACGCCGCGACCCTCGTCGGCGCCGACTTCGATGCCCTGCACCGCCTGTACCCCGGATGGCGCCTCGAGCCCGCGCCCCCGGCCGGGCCGGCGTGCGTTCTCGGCGTGGCGCTGGCGCGGCGGGCCGGCGCGCGGGCCGGGGATCCGATCGAGATCGGCACGGGGTCCGGCTCGGCGACGCTCCGGGTCGCGTCGCTGCTCTCGACGGGGGAGGCGGAGGACGAGCAGGTCTTCGTCCCGCTGGCATTCCTGCAGGGACTCGTGGACCGTCCCGGGCAGGCGTCGTTCGCCGCGCTGTCGATCGACGGCGGGGCGCCGGGTGTCGGCAGGGCCTCGGCCGCGATCGACCGGGCGCTGCCCCGCGCCCGGGCGCGCCCGCTGCGGGCGATCGCCCTGGCGGAGGGGGCGCTGCTCGATCGGCTCGACCGGATGATGCACCTCCTGACCCTGGTGATCCTGCTGCTTTCCGGTCTCTGCCTGGTCACGACCCTCATGTCGATGGTGGTCGAGCGCGAATCGGAGATCGGCCTGGCCCGCGCCATCGGCGCCGGAGACGGGGAGATCTTCCGGATGTTCCTGGGGGAGATCGGCCTGCTCGGGGTCCTCGGCACGCTCGCGGGTCTGGTGCTCGGCGCCGGCGTGACGCGGCTGATCGGCGAGGGCCTGTTCGGCGCCCCCATCGAGGCGAGCCTGTCGGTTGCGCCGGTCGTCCTCGGGATGTCGATGCTCATCTGCCTGATCGCCGTGTACGTTCCCCTCCGGCGCGCCCTGGCGATCCAGCCGGCGGCGGCGCTGCGAGGGGAGTGA
- a CDS encoding iron dependent repressor, metal binding and dimerization domain protein, protein MHARGILHPGGGLEFSEDGRRRAESLIRRHRLAETLFSETFQMHEAVVEEEACFFEHILSPVMTDSICGFLNHPPACPHGKPIPRGACCVGRSASAR, encoded by the coding sequence ATGCACGCCCGCGGCATCCTGCACCCGGGCGGCGGCCTCGAGTTCAGCGAGGACGGCCGCCGTCGCGCCGAGAGCCTGATCCGCCGCCACCGCCTGGCCGAGACCCTGTTCTCGGAGACCTTCCAGATGCACGAGGCGGTCGTCGAAGAGGAGGCCTGCTTCTTCGAGCACATCCTGTCGCCCGTGATGACCGATTCGATCTGCGGCTTCCTGAACCACCCGCCCGCCTGTCCGCACGGCAAGCCGATCCCGCGCGGCGCGTGCTGCGTCGGACGATCGGCGTCGGCGCGGTAA
- a CDS encoding IPT/TIG domain-containing protein, producing the protein MQCPIIEEVIMHPAPQFSMTKTVIVMVAMGVAACSGDSNRPVPDNDVPAIASLDPSYAVEGDPAFMLLVHGQGFSLGSVVRWNGADRLTTLLNPTPGEFVLKASIHLADVAAQTTAQITVFNPPPGGGVSNTVNFVVYDPSAINPVPTVSTTDPTFVTHGVQATITVHGTGFMSGSTVLWKPAATTNEYTETNVTFVNSTELTVVIPALHIPNTGSATLKVVNPPPGGGTSGGETVSIL; encoded by the coding sequence ATGCAGTGCCCGATCATCGAGGAGGTGATCATGCACCCCGCCCCGCAGTTCTCGATGACCAAAACCGTAATCGTGATGGTGGCCATGGGCGTCGCGGCTTGTTCGGGCGACAGCAACCGGCCGGTCCCCGATAACGATGTCCCGGCGATTGCGTCCCTCGACCCCTCCTACGCCGTCGAGGGGGATCCGGCATTCATGTTGCTCGTGCACGGCCAGGGATTCAGCCTGGGATCGGTGGTCAGGTGGAACGGGGCCGATCGGCTCACGACACTGCTGAACCCGACTCCCGGAGAGTTCGTCCTCAAGGCATCCATTCACCTTGCCGACGTCGCCGCTCAGACAACCGCGCAGATCACGGTGTTCAATCCGCCCCCGGGGGGCGGGGTCTCGAACACCGTCAATTTCGTCGTCTATGATCCGTCCGCTATCAATCCGGTGCCGACCGTTTCGACCACCGATCCCACGTTCGTCACGCACGGCGTGCAGGCGACGATCACGGTGCACGGCACCGGCTTCATGAGCGGCTCGACCGTCCTATGGAAGCCCGCCGCGACGACAAACGAATACACGGAGACCAACGTCACCTTCGTCAACAGCACCGAGCTGACGGTGGTCATTCCCGCGTTGCATATCCCGAACACCGGCTCCGCAACTCTCAAGGTCGTCAATCCGCCCCCCGGCGGCGGAACCTCCGGCGGCGAGACAGTCAGCATTTTGTAA
- a CDS encoding ankyrin repeat domain-containing protein — protein MAVAIGDRDRIRTLLEAHPDLLNARNESGDSLLLTAAYTGRKDLFDLLLEKGAGVNLFEASALGLTDRVSDFLGADPSLANTYSHDGWTPLHLASFFGRKEVASVLLANGADVNARSRSTRFAKENTPLHAAAANKQVALAELLLAHGADVNAKDGSGFTPLALAANGKNDLLVVILLEKGAQVT, from the coding sequence ATGGCAGTAGCCATCGGAGATCGCGACAGGATCAGGACGCTACTCGAAGCCCATCCCGATCTGTTGAACGCCCGCAACGAGAGCGGCGACTCGCTGCTCCTGACCGCCGCCTACACCGGCCGCAAGGACCTGTTCGATCTGCTTCTGGAGAAAGGGGCGGGGGTGAACCTCTTCGAGGCCTCCGCCCTGGGTCTCACCGACCGGGTCAGCGATTTTCTCGGCGCCGACCCGTCCCTGGCGAACACCTACAGCCACGACGGCTGGACCCCGCTGCACCTCGCCTCGTTCTTCGGCCGCAAGGAGGTCGCCAGCGTCCTTCTGGCCAACGGCGCCGACGTCAACGCCCGATCCCGGAGCACCCGGTTCGCCAAGGAGAACACGCCCCTGCACGCCGCCGCCGCCAACAAGCAGGTGGCGCTCGCCGAGCTCCTGCTCGCCCACGGGGCCGACGTCAACGCCAAGGACGGCAGCGGCTTCACCCCCCTGGCCCTCGCCGCCAACGGGAAGAACGATCTGCTCGTGGTCATCCTGCTCGAGAAGGGGGCCCAGGTCACCTGA